TTCGACAAGCTCAGGGCGAACGGACTTTTAGGGCGAGCGGTTACTCGACGAACGCCGCGTTCACGGTGACGCCGTCGTCGGTCCACGCCGGTACCGCCTGCGCAGTCATCGGCACCATGAAGCGCACGGGCTTTTTGCCGGGCTCGGCCGACTTCTCGATTTCGAGGATGTCGCCCGCGCCGAAATTCTCGACCGCGGCGACATGGCCGATGGCTTGGCCGTCGGTCGACACGCACGGCAGCCCGAGCAGGTCGTGATGATAATATTCGCCCTCGCCCAAGGGCGGCAGTGCCGAGCGCGGGACGGTGAGCAAGGTGCCGCGCAGCGCCTCGGCGCCGCTGCGGTCGGTAACCTCGGCAAAGGTCGCGACCGCGCCCTGATTGGCGGGGCGCACCGACTTCAGGGTCAGCTTGCGCCCCCCTGCCTCAAAAACGGAAAAGGCGCGGAGAGCCTCCGCGCCTTCGCCGAACAATTTGAGACGC
This genomic interval from Sphingopyxis chilensis contains the following:
- the rimM gene encoding ribosome maturation factor RimM (Essential for efficient processing of 16S rRNA); this encodes MADANRPVTLAAIAGAHGVRGEVRLKLFGEGAEALRAFSVFEAGGRKLTLKSVRPANQGAVATFAEVTDRSGAEALRGTLLTVPRSALPPLGEGEYYHHDLLGLPCVSTDGQAIGHVAAVENFGAGDILEIEKSAEPGKKPVRFMVPMTAQAVPAWTDDGVTVNAAFVE